A region of the Hylaeus volcanicus isolate JK05 chromosome 5, UHH_iyHylVolc1.0_haploid, whole genome shotgun sequence genome:
ACAGTACACCCAAAAACGTGGCAAAGAATTAAGCTTGACCGGATGGTGCATGAACACCGACCAAGGCACGGTCGTCGGACATCTCGAAGgagaacgaaataaaatcgaagaaatgtaagttttgtaaaatatataaaaaaatatatcaaggGGTGTGCCAATCTTGGTTCTAATACGATACACTTTCTTACAGGAAAAATTGGCTTCGATATACCGGAAGTCCTCAGTCGGCGATAGACAAGACGGAATTTCGAAACGAGAAGGACATATCCCAGCCTTCGTTCACCGATTTCGCAATCAAAAAATAGAGGCAAAACTGTCTAATTGTTCATTTTCGTAGCGTTATGATTTGCTCGAAATTAAAACTAGTGTACTCGTATAACTCGTAACATATCGTGCACAACTTTGCGTTTCAATTGCAATAAAGTCTCTTGGACAATAAGAAAAGTGGGCCGCGTATTCGCGGCATTCAATTTACCGTGGCATTTGCTGCAGCAGAAATTTCAAGATCCCGTTACTCTATTATCTCGGTACTCTATACGTAGAATGTCGTCTTGGCAAATGTCAAACAACTCGAATCGTGTCGTAACGTAACTTCAAGTTCGAAAGGCCAAATTATTcggtattaaaagaattatcaGAAAAATGACCGCAAAGTAATCGTTGCCCAACACTGATGTTAACGCTATTACTATCCGGCGTCGCTGACTAGACGTCTAGGTTTTCGAATCGACTTGTACATCGTCCAGTGTCTTCTGGATAACCAACGTCCGTAACACGGATAGGTTTGAGCAGCCCAACGTTGAAAGCATTCGTACGAATCCTCTCGCTATCGGCTCGCACTTCATTAGTTGAGTGCGCACCGTCGCGTACGCTTCGAAACTTTCGCCTGGCGATCAGTCGCATAGATGCAACTGCACCTCGCAGTTCCGTCGCAGTTCGTCTCTGATTAGAGCACCGTTTACATAGTGTTTAGGATGCATGGCGGCGTTGAAAAGTCGGTGATATCTCTAGAGTTACaagtttgaaatttcgaaGCAACAAAGACGTTTCAGTGATGAAATTTCGACAAAAGTAAACGTCTGTGtatacgaaattttattcaactttgATCGAGAACAGCTTTCGAGTGTCTAAGCAAACAAGGGAAAGTAGGAGG
Encoded here:
- the LOC128876764 gene encoding acylphosphatase-1-like, encoding MFIVSSNNDQILIEKYLKRVFCFLLVSSTLSEVASQDTHSTMSKLIAVDFEVYGTVQGVFFRKYTQKRGKELSLTGWCMNTDQGTVVGHLEGERNKIEEMKNWLRYTGSPQSAIDKTEFRNEKDISQPSFTDFAIKK